CGCGTGATGCTGTCCAGGTCGCGGAAGTTGCTTCCCACCATGCGTTCCGCGGGCACGTCGACCCCGAGCCGCTCGCCGATGAACACGACGAGAGCCGTCGTCGACAGGCTGTTCAGGATTCCCCACTCCAGCAGCGGGGTGTCCGGGAGGACCTCCACCCCGGCGGAGTCCAGCACCTTCTCCCGGATGAACTCCGTCAGCGTGCCGAGCACCTCAGCGTGTTCCATGCACATCTCCGTATCCGTGCAGCACAACCGGATGTGCTCCGGATGCTATGAGCGGTGGAAACCCGCTGTCTTCCGTCATTGTGGCGGGCGGCAGCCGGCCGTTCGGCGGAGGCGGACCTGTCCGTGCGGCCAGTGCCGGGCCGCCCGTCCAGCGGAGGACAACCGGGCGAGGACTGCTTAGTGTCGATCGCGTGGACTTCGGATGGCACCCCGCCGCGCAGGCCGAATTCGACCGCGTCCGCGCGCAGGCGGCCGCGTGGCCGGACGAGCGGCCGACGGCGCTGACCCGCGAGCGGTGGCGGCGGTGCGGCGACGCCGGGCTGCTCGGCTACAGCGTGCCGGCCGACCTTGGCGGCTCCGGGCGCGGGTTCCTCGACACCGCCCGCGCCGTGGAGGCCTTCGGGCTGGGCTGCCCGGACATGGGCCTGGTGTTCGCGTCGCTGGCGCACCTGTTCGCGTGCGCCATGCCCATCGCCGAGCACGGCGGCGAACGGGTCCGCGAGCGGGTGCTGCCGCTGCTGGCGTCCGGCGAGTGGGTCGGCGCCAACGCGATCACCGAGCGGGACGCGGGGTCGGACGTCACGGCGCTGCGCGCGACCGCCCGCGCGGACGGCGACCACTACGTCCTCGACGGCGTGAAGACCTTCGTCAGCAACGCCCCCGAGGCCGACGTGTTCGTCGTCTACGCGTCCACCGCCCCGGAGTTCGGGCACCTGGGCGTGACCGGGTTCGTCGTGGAGCGGGACACGCCCGGTCTGGTGGTGGAACCGTTCGAGAAGTCGGTGCTGGCCACCTGCCCGGTCGGCGAGGTGCGGCTGGAGGGGTGCCGGGTGCCCGCGCACCACGTGCTGGGCGTGCCCGGGCAGGGCGCCGCGATCTTCCAGTCGTCCATGCGCTGGGAGCGGACCTGCCTGTTCGCCGCCTACCTGGGGCAGGCCGGGAGGTTGCTGGAGCGGTGCGTCGCGCACGCCCGGGAACGCCGCCAGTTCGGCAGGGCGATCGGGAAGAACCAGGCCGTGTCGCACGCCATCGCGCGACTGCACAGCCGGGTGGAGGCGGCCCGGCTGCTGCTGTGGCGGGCGTGCTGGCTGCTGGACCGGGGCGAGCGGGCCGCGCTGGAGGTGGCCGGCGCGAAGCTCGCGGTCAGCGAGGCGGCCGTGGACACGGCGGCGTTCGCGATGCGCGTCCTCGGCGGGTCCGGGACGCGGCTCGGGTCCGGGGTGGCCCACGACCTGCTGGACGCGATGGCGTCGACCACGTTCTCCGGCACCTCGGAGATGCAACTGGAGCAGATGGCCAAGGAGCTGGGGCTGTGAGACTGCTGCACGACCTCGTCCGGGAGCGCGCGTCGAGCACCGCCGTCGCCGTCTCGGCGGCCGACGGGGAGCTGACCTACGCCGAGCTGGACGCCGAGGCGGACCTGCTCGGCCACCGGCTCTCCGCGCTGGGCGTCGTGGCGGGCGACCGGGTCGCCCTGTGGCTGCCCAAGTCGACCACCGCGGTGGTCGCGACGCAGGCGGTGCTGCGGCTCGGCGCCGCCTACGTGCCGGTCGACCCGTTGAGCCCGGTGGACCGGGTGGTGCGGGTGCTCGGCGACTGCGCGCCCAGGGTGGTGGTCACCACGCCGGAGGGCGCGGAGGTGCTGCGCGGCGACACGCCCGGCGGCGGGGCGGCGGGCGGCGGGGCGGCGGGCGGCGGGTTCACCACGCTGTGCGTGGCGCTCGGTGGCGAACCGGCGGGGCCGTTGCCGCCGGTTCGGGTGTCGCCGGACGATCTGGCGTACGTCCTCTACACGTCCGGCTCGACCGGCGTCCCCAAGGGCGTCCGCATCTCGCACCGCAACGCGATGGCGTTCGTGGAGTGGGCGGCGGCCGAGTTGGGCGCGGGAACGGCGGACCGGTTCGCCAACCACGCCCCGCTGCACTTCGACCTGTCGGTGCTGGACCTGTACGTCGCGTTCCTGGCGGGCGCGTCCGTCCACCTCGTGCCGCAGGAGGCCGCGTACGCGCCGCGCCTGCTGGTCGAGCTCCTCGCGGCGCGGCGCATCACCGTCTGGTACTCCGTGCCGTCGGTGCTGATCCTCATGGCGCGCGACGGCGGACTGCTCACCGCCGACCTGCCGGACCTGCGCGCCGTGCTGTTCGCCGGCGAGCCGTACCCCGTCGACCACCTGCGCGCGCTGCGCGCGGCCTTCCCCCGCGTCCGCCTGCTCAACCTGTACGGACCGACCGAGACGAACGTGTGCACGTTCCACGAGGTGACCGAGGTCCCGGCCGACCGGACCCACCCGGTCCCGATCGGCCGGGCCTGCTCGGGCGACCGGGTGTGGGCCGTCCGCGACGACGGGACCCCGGCGGCACCGGGGGAAGAGGGCGAGCTGGTGGTGGACGGCCCGACCGTCATGCTGGGCTACCACGGCGCCGAACCCCACCGCGGCCCTTACCGCACCGGGGACCGCGTCGTGCTGCGCGACGGGGACTTCCACTACCTGGGCCGCCGGGACAACATGGTGAAGATCCGCGGGAACCGGGTCGAGCTGGGCGACGTGGAGGCCGCCCTCCAGTCCCACCCGGCGGTGAGCGAGGTCGCGGTGGCCGTCGTGGGGAGCGGGATGGACGCGAAGCTGACCGCGTACGTGGTGCCCGCCGACGGCGGCGCGTTCGGCCTGC
This region of Saccharothrix longispora genomic DNA includes:
- a CDS encoding phosphopantetheine-binding protein; the encoded protein is MEHAEVLGTLTEFIREKVLDSAGVEVLPDTPLLEWGILNSLSTTALVVFIGERLGVDVPAERMVGSNFRDLDSITRLVLELENDVRKV
- a CDS encoding acyl-CoA dehydrogenase family protein; the protein is MDFGWHPAAQAEFDRVRAQAAAWPDERPTALTRERWRRCGDAGLLGYSVPADLGGSGRGFLDTARAVEAFGLGCPDMGLVFASLAHLFACAMPIAEHGGERVRERVLPLLASGEWVGANAITERDAGSDVTALRATARADGDHYVLDGVKTFVSNAPEADVFVVYASTAPEFGHLGVTGFVVERDTPGLVVEPFEKSVLATCPVGEVRLEGCRVPAHHVLGVPGQGAAIFQSSMRWERTCLFAAYLGQAGRLLERCVAHARERRQFGRAIGKNQAVSHAIARLHSRVEAARLLLWRACWLLDRGERAALEVAGAKLAVSEAAVDTAAFAMRVLGGSGTRLGSGVAHDLLDAMASTTFSGTSEMQLEQMAKELGL
- a CDS encoding amino acid adenylation domain-containing protein, with product MRLLHDLVRERASSTAVAVSAADGELTYAELDAEADLLGHRLSALGVVAGDRVALWLPKSTTAVVATQAVLRLGAAYVPVDPLSPVDRVVRVLGDCAPRVVVTTPEGAEVLRGDTPGGGAAGGGAAGGGFTTLCVALGGEPAGPLPPVRVSPDDLAYVLYTSGSTGVPKGVRISHRNAMAFVEWAAAELGAGTADRFANHAPLHFDLSVLDLYVAFLAGASVHLVPQEAAYAPRLLVELLAARRITVWYSVPSVLILMARDGGLLTADLPDLRAVLFAGEPYPVDHLRALRAAFPRVRLLNLYGPTETNVCTFHEVTEVPADRTHPVPIGRACSGDRVWAVRDDGTPAAPGEEGELVVDGPTVMLGYHGAEPHRGPYRTGDRVVLRDGDFHYLGRRDNMVKIRGNRVELGDVEAALQSHPAVSEVAVAVVGSGMDAKLTAYVVPADGGAFGLLDAKRHCAALLPRTMIVDRVHVLASLPRTPNGKVDRRALTADPSRRTG